A genomic window from Henningerozyma blattae CBS 6284 chromosome 3, complete genome includes:
- the EFG1 gene encoding Efg1p (similar to Saccharomyces cerevisiae YGR272C; ancestral locus Anc_5.30), which yields MAQPKSQRRNRQLGTTSEMSQYIDAGANKIKKRIRDIERLLKKKRDILPDTVIVEKERTLDALKLELENAQMKHVVIKNAKKYHMIRFFETKKALRKYKNVLKNLDKDDNASQKQLLEAKVNLCYVVNFPKTEKYIALFPSENKDDENESESDEEDKNTSDKLDKTQLRKEAYLKLIKKKLKNGTLPVSFDNILKGQKLPKDHVGVSLDEEHKRQTESSSAKDSLLESENQQDNDEEDEFFE from the coding sequence ATGGCTCAACCTAAATCTCAAAGAAGGAATAGACAACTAGGGACCACCTCTGAAATGTCTCAATATATTGATGCAGGCgcaaataaaattaaaaagagaaTAAGAGACATCGAAagattattgaaaaaaaagagagaTATATTACCTGACACTGTAATagttgaaaaagaaagaacTCTAGATGCCTTGAAACTGGAACTAGAGAATGCTCAAATGAAACATGTTGTCATAAAAAATgctaaaaaatatcatatGATCAGATTTTTTGAAACGAAGAAGGcattaagaaaatataaaaatgtattaaaaaatctgGATAAGGATGACAATGCTTCacaaaaacaattattagaagCTAAAGTAAATTTATGTTATGTTGTTAATTTCCCAAAAACTGAAAAATACATTGCCTTATTTCCCagtgaaaataaagatgatgaaaatgaaagtgaaagtgatgaagaagataaaaatactagtgataaattagataaaacTCAATTAAGGAAAGAGgcttatttgaaattaattaaaaagaaactgAAAAATGGAACTTTACCAGtttcttttgataatattttaaaaggCCAAAAACTACCAAAGGATCATGTAGGTGTGTCATTAGATGAAGAACACAAGAGGCAAACCGAATCTTCATCTGCTAAAGATTCATTACTTGAATCAGAAAATCAACAAGACAATGAcgaagaagatgaattcTTCGAATAA
- the TBLA0C06900 gene encoding DUF2406 domain-containing protein (similar to Saccharomyces cerevisiae YGR273C and YMR295C; ancestral locus Anc_5.29), with product MVGFRRKSHSKHDSKTDIKVSKEDQERLKVRTASVADPILDAVQEAQPFEQAADTFQDNINRSSYLSNDPNEILRDIFGQPITVADVSNPTRARDERPLDTIRSFEYAISGDPIWAEQLETSTYGFRPRPDFPTFGTTAYDQNGMPIQPVQMYGEQGVYQAPITGPSDGKKKKKRGLFGKKKAKKSKKSDDD from the coding sequence atggtAGGTTTCAGAAGGAAGTCACATTCAAAACATGATTCAAAAACCGATATCAAGGTTTCCAAAGAAGATCAAGAAAGATTAAAGGTTCGTACTGCCTCTGTCGCAGATCCAATTCTAGATGCTGTTCAAGAAGCTCAACCTTTCGAACAAGCCGCTGATACATTCcaagataatattaatcgTTCTTCCTATCTGTCAAATGATCCAAATGAAATCTTACGTGATATCTTCGGTCAACCAATCACTGTTGCCGATGTATCCAACCCAACAAGAGCAAGAGATGAAAGACCTTTAGATACAATTAGATCTTTTGAATATGCCATATCTGGTGATCCAATTTGGGCTGAACAGTTAGAAACCTCTACTTATGGTTTCAGACCAAGACCCGATTTTCCAACTTTTGGTACTACAGCTTATGATCAAAACGGTATGCCAATCCAACCTGTCCAAATGTATGGTGAACAAGGTGTTTACCAAGCTCCAATAACTGGTCCATCAGACGgtaagaagaaaaagaagagaGGTTTATTTGGTAAGAAGAAAGCAAAGAAGTCAAAGAAATCTGATGatgattaa
- the SLH1 gene encoding RNA helicase (similar to Saccharomyces cerevisiae SLH1 (YGR271W); ancestral locus Anc_5.31) yields MATNYDITSSKSFMIAMQSMVEMVDDFNFDRSKVLVPKIDDEVNSEDGSESSVTTTLIQDRNEWDDIFDDLKDVSFDDLTNMINNSSISKRNSKKKNSTVLFKKFFRLLSMCSTSIDLDTLIQSIINLIYSFEKGDLAKELLSLIGAENIELISFLLENRNALIKKPKTTILEILTQFQMESEYMSQDEMSEQVYQNAQRAKNTDNLKQSVRQVRYPHVFRQYESDSTSAISFSGQKFSLPIGTTRNSYQTHEELIIPAADPSVNKKSFIKKLLKINELDVFCQAVFNYETLNKIQSLVYPVAYNTNENMLICAPTGAGKTDIALLTILNTIKSYSNVNNNNEIEINYDDFKIIYVAPLKALAAEIVEKFSKKLKVFDVKVRELTGDMQLTKAEIIETQVIVTTPEKWDVVTRKANGDNDLVSKVKLLIIDEVHLLHEDRGSVIETLVARTLRQVESSQSMIRILGLSATLPNFMDVADFLGVNRQVGMFYFDQSFRPKPLEQQLLGCRGKAGSKQNRENIDKTAYDKLIEMVQRGYQVMVFVHARKETVKTARTFIQMAQSNQDLDFLMPDPSLKDKFSKELGKNRDKDMKEIVQFGFGCHHAGMARTDRNLIEKMFKDGAIRVLCCTATLAWGVNLPADCVIIKGTQVYDSKKGGFSDLGISDVIQIFGRAGRPGFGSEHGTGILCTSSDKLDDYVSLITQQHPIESKLGSKLVDNLNAEISLGTVTNVEEGIRWLGYTYMFVRMRKNPFTYGIDWDELANDPQLYERRRKMIVTAARRLHSLQMIVFDEISMHFIPKDLGRISSDFYLLNQSVEIFNQMCNPRATEADVLAMVSFSSEFDSIKFREEESKELTRLSEDAIQCQVGGELESPQGKTNVLLQAYISNARILDSALGSDANYVAQNSTRICRALFLIAINRRWGNLAKVMLDICKSIEKRLWSFDHPLCQFDLPLSILSQIRSKNPSMEHLMELEPDELGELVHNRGAGGKLYNILSRFPKINIDAEIFPITATVMRIHVNLTSDFRWDVRFHGEAQFFWVLVEESNQSQVLHFEKYILNRRQHNQSREMDFMIPLSDPLPPQVVIKVVSDIWIGCESVQAISFQHLIRPHNESLQTKLQRLRPLPITALKNPLIESIYPFKYFNPMQTMTFHTLYHSNENVFVGSPTGSGKTIVAELAIWHAFKEFPGKKVIYIAPMKALVRERIGDWSRKITPVTGDKVIELTGDSLPDPKDVRDASIIITTPEKFDGISRNWQTRKFVQEVSLVIMDEIHLLASDRGPILEMIVSRMNYMASKRNEPVRLLGMSTAVANAYDMAGWLGVKNNGLYNFPSSVRPVPLKMYIDGFPDNLSFCPLMKTMNKPSFMAIKQHSPDKPALVFVASRRQTRLTALDFIHLCGMEDNPRRFLNIDDEDELQYYISQISDETLKLSIQFGIGQHHAGLVEKDRTISHQLFEQGKIQILVATSTLAWGVNLPAHLVVLKGTQFFDKKICGYRDMDLTDILQMMGRAGRPAFDTSGTAIVFTREAKKMFYKHFINVGFPVESSLHKVLDDHLGAEITSGTIKNKQEAMEFLKWTFLFRRAYHNPTYYDVEDDTSTAGVNKYLSNLIDNALNNLVESQCVELHGNDIEPTAFMGISSYYYITHMNIRKLLGQITDKATFHDVLTWLAVAPEYVELSVRGGEAIMNSEMSSQSRYSAESTFVGYNEMDIGSTHVKAFLLLQAYFSRADLPIADYIQDTISVLDQALRILQAYADVAAELGYFSTVMTIIKVMQCVKQGYWFEDDPVSVLPGCQLTRFEDIKFTPQGYTEDKAKFDNKLTLDKIGRMPHNKLVETANRLNVAQEDRPKFISVAQRLPVLTDISFEEQTNKESLVLQAKHFSHRANRNFEIYCSKYPKTQKELWFFIAYENDELLMLKRCQPRKHGKDIFITCDFIIPEEIQGKTLNFVLVNDALDLQYTLTKTLL; encoded by the coding sequence ATGGCAACAAACTATGATATCACATCCTCGAAATCCTTCATGATTGCAATGCAATCTATGGTGGAAATGGTGgatgattttaatttcgATAGGTCTAAAGTATTAGTGCCTAAAATTGACGATGAAGTAAACAGTGAAGACGGCTCTGAATCTTCAGTGACAACCACATTAATTCAAGATCGTAATGAATGGGATGatatatttgatgattTGAAGGATGTTTCATTTGATGATTTAACTAATatgataaataattcatcaatcAGTAAAAGGaattcaaaaaagaaaaactctacagttttatttaaaaaattctttcGTTTGCTATCTATGTGTTCTACAAGTATTGATTTGGATACTTTGATTCAATCAATCatcaatttaatttattcatttgaaaaaggtGATTTGGCAAAGGAATTATTGAGTTTAATTGGTGCTGAAAATATAGAATTGATATCTTTCTTGTtagaaaatagaaatgCTCTAATTAAAAAGCCTAAGACGACTATATTGGAGATTTTAACACAGTTTCAAATGGAATCGGAGTATATGTCACAGGATGAGATGAGTGAGCAAGTTTATCAAAATGCTCAAAGAGCCAAAAATACcgataatttaaaacagTCAGTAAGACAAGTTAGGTATCCTCATGTATTTAGACAATACGAATCAGATAGTACTTCTgctatttcattttcaggTCAGAAATTTAGTTTACCGATTGGAACAACAAGAAACTCTTATCAAACACATGAAGAATTGATTATACCTGCAGCTGATCCTTCGGTCAACAAAAAATCGTTCATTAAGAAActgttaaaaataaatgagCTGGACGTATTTTGTCAGGCAGTTTTTAATTATGAAACGTTAAACAAAATTCAATCCTTAGTGTACCCGGTTGCTTATAATACGAACGAAAATATGCTAATTTGTGCTCCAACTGGTGCAGGTAAAACTGATATTGCGTTATTAACAATTCTAAATACAATAAAGTCATATTCTAATgttaacaataataatgagaTAGAGATAAATTATGatgatttcaaaattatatatgttGCTCCATTAAAAGCTTTGGCAGCTGAAATTGTTGAGAAATTTAgcaagaaattaaaagtgTTTGATGTTAAAGTACGTGAATTAACTGGTGATATGCAATTAACGAAAGCTGAAATTATAGAAACTCAAGTTATAGTCACAACACCAGAAAAGTGGGACGTTGTTACTCGTAAAGCAAATGGTGATAATGACCTAGTATCAAAAGTTAAGCTCCTGATTATTGACGAAGTTCATTTATTGCATGAAGATAGAGGTTCTGTTATTGAAACGTTGGTTGCTCGTACTTTAAGACAGGTGGAAAGTTCTCAATCAATGATTAGAATATTAGGTCTTTCTGCTACATTACCAAATTTTATGGATGTAGCAGATTTTTTGGGAGTAAATAGGCAGGTTGGtatgttttattttgacCAATCATTTAGACCAAAACCTTTAGAGCAACAATTACTAGGTTGCAGAGGTAAAGCTGGTAGTAAACAAAATagagaaaatattgataaaacAGCCTAcgataaattaatagagATGGTCCAGCGTGGCTATCAAGTAATGGTATTCGTCCATGCAAGGAAGGAAACTGTGAAAACTGCTCGTACATTTATTCAGATGGCGCAATCTAATCAAGATCTGGATTTTTTAATGCCTGATCCATCTCTTAAAGACAAGTTTTCTAAAGAATTGGGTAAAAATAGGGATAAAGATATGAAAGAAATTGTCCAATTTGGTTTTGGTTGCCATCATGCGGGTATGGCTAGAACTGACCGTAATTTAATCGAAAAAATGTTTAAAGATGGCGCTATTAGAGTATTATGTTGCACTGCTACATTGGCATGGGGTGTTAACTTGCCAGCAGATTGTGTTATTATTAAGGGAACCCAAGTCTATGACTCCAAAAAAGGTGGGTTTTCTGATTTAGGTATATCGGATgttattcaaatttttggGCGTGCTGGTAGACCTGGTTTCGGTTCAGAACATGGTACTGGTATTCTCTGTACTTCAAGTGATAAGTTAGACGATTATGTTTCACTAATTACTCAGCAACATCCTATTGAATCTAAATTAGGCTCTAAATTAGTTGATAACTTAAACGCAGAAATTTCTTTAGGTACTGTTACTAATGTAGAAGAAGGTATTAGATGGTTAGGGTACACTTACATGTTTGTAAGAATGAGAAAAAATCCATTTACATATGGTATTGACTGGGATGAATTGGCAAATGATCCTCAATTGTATGAAAGACGGCGTAAAATGATTGTAACTGCAGCAAGGCGTTTGCACAGTTTACAGATGATCGTATTTGATGAAATATCGATGCATTTCATTCCAAAGGATTTAGGTAGAATATCTTctgatttttatttattaaaccAATCagttgaaatatttaatcaaATGTGTAATCCTCGTGCTACTGAAGCAGATGTTTTAGCAATGGTTTCATTTAGTAGCGAATTTGATTCTATAAAATTTAGAGAAGAAGAATCCAAAGAATTGACGAGATTATCAGAAGATGCCATTCAATGCCAAGTTGGTGGTGAATTAGAAAGTCCACAAGGTAAAACAAACGTGTTGCTGCAAGCTTATATATCTAATGCAAGGATATTAGATTCTGCATTAGGATCTGATGCCAATTATGTCGCTCAAAATTCCACTAGAATATGTCGTGCGTTATTTCTAATTGCAATTAATCGTAGATGGGGTAATTTGGCTAAGGTTATGTTAGATATCTGTAAATCGATCGAAAAGAGGTTATGGTCATTTGATCATCCCTTATGTCAATTTGATTTGCCATTGTCAATTTTAAGTCAAATTAGATCAAAGAATCCATCAATGGAGCATTTAATGGAATTAGAACCAGATGAGCTAGGTGAATTAGTCCATAATAGAGGTGCAGGTGGCAAACTatacaatattttatcaagaTTCCCAAAGATCAATATTGATGCagaaatatttccaattaCTGCTACAGTTATGCGTATTCATGTTAATTTGACTTCTGATTTCAGATGGGATGTACGTTTTCATGGCGAGGCACAATTTTTTTGGGTTTTAGTTGAAGAATCAAACCAGTCTCAAGTACTTCATTTCgagaaatatattctaaatAGAAGACAACATAATCAAAGTCGTGAAATGGATTTTATGATTCCTTTATCGGACCCATTACCGCCTCAGGTTGTCATTAAAGTGGTGTCTGATATTTGGATCGGTTGTGAGTCTGTTCAAGCCATTTCTTTCCAACACTTAATTAGACCTCATAATGAAAGTTTGCAAACCAAACTTCAAAGATTGAGACCATTACCTATTACAGCTTTAAAGAATCCGCTGATTGAATCAATCTACccctttaaatactttaatCCAATGCAAACAATGACTTTCCATACTTTATACCActcaaatgaaaatgtttTTGTAGGTTCACCAACTGGGTCTGGTAAAACCATTGTTGCTGAATTAGCTATTTGGCATGCATTCAAAGAGTTTCCTGGGAAAAAAGTAATTTATATTGCCCCAATGAAAGCATTAGTTCGTGAAAGAATTGGTGATTGGTCTAGAAAGATTACACCAGTAACTGGTGATAAAGTTATTGAGTTAACTGGTGATTCTTTACCTGATCCAAAAGATGTGAGGGATGCCTCTATTATCATTACCACACCAGAGAAGTTTGATGGTATTTCTCGTAATTGGCAGACACGTAAATTTGTTCAAGAAGTTTCTTTGGTCATTATGGATGAAATCCATTTATTAGCAAGTGATCGTGGTCCAATTTTAGAAATGATTGTCAGTCGTATGAACTATATGGCatcaaaaagaaatgaGCCTGTTCGTTTATTGGGTATGTCTACTGCAGTAGCTAACGCATACGATATGGCAGGCTGGCTGGGAGTTAAGAATAACGGGCTATATAATTTCCCATCAAGTGTTCGTCCTGTTCCACTGAAAATGTATATTGATGGCTTCCctgataatttatcattttgtCCATTAATGAAGACTATGAATAAGCCTTCATTCATGGCAATCAAGCAGCACTCTCCTGATAAGCCTGCATTAGTGTTTGTTGCTTCTCGTAGACAGACCAGATTGACTGCCTTAGACTTCATTCATTTGTGTGGTATGGAAGATAATCCAAGaagatttttaaatatcgATGACGAAGATGAGTTGCAGTACTACATATCTCAAATTTCTGATGaaacattaaaattatcCATTCAGTTTGGAATTGGCCAGCATCATGCAGGTTTAGTAGAGAAAGATCGTACTATATCCCACCAATTATTTGAACAAGGCAAAATCCAAATTCTGGTAGCCACCTCTACATTGGCTTGGGGTGTTAATTTACCAGCTCATTTAGTAGTTTTAAAAGGTActcaattttttgataaaaagaTTTGTGGTTACCGTGATATGGATTTGACGGATATCTTACAAATGATGGGTAGAGCTGGGAGACCAGCTTTTGATACTTCTGGTACCGCAATTGTGTTCACTAGGGAAGCTAAGAAGATGTTCTATAAGCATTTCATTAATGTTGGGTTTCCTGTCGAATCATCTTTGCATAAGGTTTTAGACGACCATTTAGGTGCTGAAATTACGTCAGGTACAATCAAGAACAAGCAAGAGGCTATGGAATTTTTGAAATGGACTTTCCTATTCCGTAGAGCATATCACAATCCAACATATTATGACGTTGAGGATGATACATCAACAGCTGGTGTCAACAAATATCTAAGTAACTTGATTGACAAtgctttaaataatttagttGAGTCTCAATGTGTAGAATTACATGGCAATGATATCGAACCAACTGCCTTTATGGGTATTTCTTcctattattatattacacatatgaatattagaaaattattggGTCAAATTACTGATAAAGCTACTTTTCATGACGTCCTAACTTGGTTAGCAGTTGCACCAGAATATGTTGAGTTGTCCGTTAGAGGTGGGGAAGCTATCATGAATTCTGAAATGTCTTCACAGTCGAGATATTCTGCAGAAAGCACATTTGTTGGATATAATGAAATGGATATTGGCTCGACTCACGTAAAAGCATTTCTATTGTTGCAAGCTTATTTTAGTCGGGCAGATTTACCTATTGCAGATTATATTCAGGATACAATTTCTGTTTTAGACCAAGCCTTACGTATTTTACAAGCTTATGCAGATGTAGCTGCAGAACTTGGCTATTTCTCTACTGTAATGACTATCATTAAAGTTATGCAATGTGTTAAACAGGGTTATTGGTTTGAAGACGATCCAGTTAGTGTTTTACCAGGATGTCAATTAACAAGATTTGAAGATATCAAGTTTACCCCTCAAGGTTACACTGAGGATAAAGCCAAGTTTGATAACAAATTAACCTTAGATAAGATTGGTAGAATGCCTCATAATAAATTGGTTGAAACTGCAAACCGTTTGAATGTTGCTCAAGAAGACCGTCCAAAGTTTATTAGTGTTGCTCAAAGACTTCCTGTTCTAACAGATATTAGCTTTGAAGAGCAGACTAATAAAGAATCATTAGTTCTGCAAGCTAAGCATTTTAGCCACAGAGCTAATAGAAACTTTGAGATATACTGTTCTAAGTACCCAAAAACtcaaaaagaattatgGTTTTTTATTGCgtatgaaaatgatgaattattgatGCTTAAAAGATGTCAACCTAGAAAACATGGTAaggatatttttattacttgtGATTTTATTATCCCTGAAGAAATCCAAGGCAAGACATTGAATTTTGTTTTAGTTAATGATGCTCTCGATTTACAATATACATTAACAAAAACTCTATTGTAA